The genome window GCCCGGGTTGTAATCTTCCTTTGGATTCTACCCTTTCTGGCTCGATGGGTAATACTCCCGCTTCCGATGCCATGATCACTAAGCCATCTTTGGTGACGATATATCTCGAGGGACGTAAGCCGTTGCGATCGAGAATTGCGCCGATTTGTTTACCGTCAGTAAAAGCGATGGAGGCAGGGCCATCCCAAGGCTCCATTAAACAGGAGTGGTATTGATAAAATGCTTTTTTCTCAGCACTCATGGACTCATGCCCCGTCCAAGGTTCAGGTATCATCATCATGACGGCATGGGGAAGGCTACGACCACTTAACACCAACATTTCGAGCGCGTTATCAAAAATCAGGGAGTCACTACCATCGATGTTGATAATGGGTTGGATTTTTTCCATATCTTCCCCAAATAATTCGGATTCAAAGAGGGCTTGTCGGGCGCGCATCCAGTTGGTATTACCTTTGAGGGTGTTAATTTCCCCGTTATGGGTGATGTAGCGGTAAGGGTGCGCCCTTTCCCAACTGGGGAAGGTGTTGGTGCTAAATCTGGAATGGACGAGGGCGAGGGCGGTTTCTAGGGCTGGATTGTTCAAGTCGAGGTAATATTTGCCTACTTGCACAGGCTTGAGCATTCCTTTATAGACGATGGTACGGCTGGAGATAGTGGCAGGATACCAATGTTCATCTATTTCAGGAGCTTTGATAGCATTGTGCGATCGCTTCCTAATCACAAATAATTTGCGCTCGAAGTCAATATTATCTTCAATTTGGGGGTTTTTGGCGATAAATACTTGTTGTACAAAAGGCTCATTGACTAAGGCACTTTTACCTAAATCAGAGTTATCGGTGGGTACATCCCGCCAACCTAAGACTTTTTGTCCTTCTTCTGCCACTACTTGTTCAAATATGCCTCTGGCTTTTAATCTTTTTTCTTCGTCGGGAGAAGTAAACATCATCCCTACGGCATATTCTCCTGTGGGGGGTAGGGTAATACCTAATTTTTCGGCTTCGTGACGCATGAAGCCATCGGGTAATTGCATTAATATCCCTGCACCATCTCCTGTATTGGGTTCGGCACCACAGCCCCCCCGATGGTCTAAGTTGATTAAAATGGTTAATGCTTGTTGTATTGTGTCGTGAGATTTTTTCCCGTATTTATGCACTACAAAGCCTACACCACAGGCATCATGTTCATTTTGTGGATCGTATAATCCCTGTTTTTTTGGTATATTATTTACGGTCATAATTGCTTCCTAAATTGTCGGTGTTGATTCGTGCAAATATAAAGAAAATATTAAGTCTAACTTTCTTTTTCTCTCTATTTTTAGTTCTTTATATTATAAGAATATTTATTAGTGATCTATCTTTTTTGTCAGATTTTTAACATAATATTAAGTTTGTTAAAGATCTAGTAATAATGACATGGCTCTTTCTTCTGAATTTTGTTGAGATAAATTTTGCATATTATCATAGACATAACAAGTAAACTATTTAGTCCATGGTCTTAGGAATATGATGACAGGTTTTGATTTACTTTTAGAAAAACAAAACACTTTAGTACAACATTTTTTCAGCTTAGATCAAACCTAATCGTCATCATCGAAAATAACAAAGAAGTTTATAATATAATAAAAATAATCATAAAAAAATAAATTATATGCACCATCGCTAACGTTTACTTTTTTAAATTTCAGTTTATAAAATTAAGTAATCAGAAATAGTTTTCTATGTCATCACCCGTACTATTATGGCTTATCGTAGGCTCACTATTTTGTTTGATGGAGCTTATATTTCCCACCGCATTTGTAGAATTTATGATGGGTTTAAGTGCTTTTATTGTAGCAGGTATTTCCCTTATATTTCCTTACAATAATGCTCTAATTGTCATTTGGATGATTCTCTCTTTCACTTTAATCTTTTTGGCTAAAAAATATTTTTCTCCTAAAAAAAATGAACTTTTATTATTAGAAGACGATGAAGGGGTGACCATAACGGCGATCGCCCCGGGGCAAATGGGAAGAGTCATGTATGAAGGAAATTCATGGCAGGCGGTATGTGCCGACGAAACCATCGAACTAAATCCCGATGAAAAAGTATATATAGTCAGTCGTCATGGCAACACCCTATCCGTACTACCCAGAAAACTTTAACCCTAATAAAAATACAAAAAAATACAGAAGTCTTAACTTCTTTTTAACAAAAAAATACCTTACTAACTAATACTATTTAGTAATAAAGATTTATCTTTAAAATAAAAATAACTATCAAAAATAAAGACCCATGGAACAACTATTTTTTATCGTCGCCTTAGCAGGTTCAGCCATTTTCGGTAGTGTCAAAATTGTGAACGAAAAAAACGAATATTTAGTCGAACGCTTAGGAAGCTATAACAAAAAATTGTCCCCCGGACTCAACTTCGTCGTCCCCTTCCTAGATAAAGTAGTCTATAAAGATACCATCAGAGACAAAATATTAGACGTACCGCCCCAATCCTGCATCACCAAAGATAACGTTTCTATCAGTGTTGATGCTGTGGTGTATTGGCGTATCGTGGATATGGAAAAAGCCTATTACAAAATCGAAAATCTCCAGTCCGCCATGCAAAACCTAGTTTTAACCCAAATTCGCTCAGAAATAGGTAAATTAGAACTAGATGAAACTTTCGTTGCCAGAACCGAAATTAACAACATTCTCCTAAGGGAATTAGACATCGCCACGGATCCTTGGGGTGTTAAAGTATTGAGGGTAGAACTAAAAGACATTACCCCTTCTATTGCCGTACAACAGTCCATGGAACAACAGATGACGGCAGAGAGGAAAAAAAGAGCTTCCATTCTCACCTCCGAAGGAGAAAGAGACTCCGCCATCAACTCCGCCCAAGGTAGGGCAGAAGCTAAACTGCTGGAAGCCGAAGCCATGAAAAAAGCAGCTATTTTGGAAGCAGAAGCCGAAAAACAACAGCAAATCCTCCAAGCCCAAGCCACCGCCGAGGCTTTGCAAATTGTGGTCAATCAGTTACGGGGAGACACTCTAGCCCAAAAAGCACTCCAGTTTTTACTCACCCAACAATATTTAGAAACGGGTAAGGTTATTGGTAGTAGTGAAAGTAGTAAGGTAATGTTTATGGATCCTAGTAGTATTGTATCTACCCTTGAGGGGATGAATTCTTTGATAGATGGTAACACCCGCCTTTAAATTAATGGGTAAATCAGTGTTAGGTTTTAGGTTGCCGGTTTAAAATACGACCAGCCTTTGTCAAACTATCAAGGAAGTGAATACGAGAAATTAAGTTAAATAAATTTTTTGTAATTTCTTAACAAGGGGCTTAAGCCTCTTGCCTCCCTTGATACCAAATACCTAACACCCTTGCCAAAAATTTTTATAAAAAGTTGATAGTGTGTAATGTCGGTGATAAAATTTAGCCAATATTGCAATTACCCTATCAATTAAAATGACAGACTGGACTTTATTATTACAACAACTTCTCGCCCAAGAATCCTTGAGTCAAAGTCAAGCATCAACCCTGATGGAAGGATGGTTAAAAGAAGAAATTAGTCCAGCACTCTCAGGAGCTATTTTGGCGGCACTACAAGCCAAGGGAGTTTCAGGGGCTGAATTGGCAGGGATGGCTCAGGTGTTGCAATCTCAATCATTACAATCAGATTTGATTAGTCATTCTGTGCCCGTCATCGATACCTGTGGCACGGGGGGTGATGGCTCTTCTACTTTTAATATTTCTACAGCAGTGGCTTTTGTGGCGGCAGCCGCAGGGGTGAAGGTGGCAAAACATGGTAATCGCTCGGCATCTAGTAAGGTAGGCTCAGCGGATGTTTTGGAGCATCTAGGAGTCAAGTTAAATGGAGATATTGAAGAGTATAAACAAGCCTTAGACGAAGTAGGAGTAACTTTTTTGTTTGCCCCAGGTTGGCATCCTGCCATGAAGGCTGTGGGCCCTATTCGTCGGGAATTAAAAATCAGAACAATTTTCAATTTACTAGGCCCTCTAGTTAATCCTTTACGTCCTACAGGGCAAATTATTGGGGTATATGCTCTCGAATTTATTGACCCCATGGCACAGGCTCTTCATAGTTTGGGGGTGAAACGGGCGATCGCCCTTCACGGCAGAGAAAAGCTAGACGAAGCAGGGCTAGGAGACATTACAGACATGACAGTTATTGATAATGCCACAGTAAATAAAACCACCATCAATCCCCAAGAATTAGGTTTAACCCCTGCCACCCTCGCCGATTTAAAAGGAGGAGATGTCCTCGAAAACGCCCACATTTTAACTCAAGTATTACAAGGAAAAGGCACCCAAGCCCAAACCGATGCTGTAGTTTTAAACGCTTCCCTAGCCCTACAAGTAGGAGAAATTACCCCTCTAGGGGATTACACCACAGCCATTGAAAAAGCCAGAAATATTATTAAAAGTGGCAGTGCTTGGGACAAATTACAAGAATTAGTAAACTTTTTTGCCCAAAAGTAAAATTGTCCACACATATCATACCAAAAGATAAATACCATAGGTTAAGTTATAATTTTTGTGAGCATAGGTAAAGCTATTAGTACCTAAAAATTGAAATATTTATGTAACCTTTATTTTTACTAAAAAAAATAGTATTTATTCTTAACACCAAAGTAAAATAAGCCTAAAATAAAAATGAATGAATCAGATCTCAACCTTGCCAAATATCTAATCGAGTCATCAGGAATCAAAAAGAATCAAAATAATAACTCCCCCCCAAAAACTCAAAAACCCAAGGCTCAAACTCCCCCCGTTGAAACTAATATGAATTCACGTCAAATAGTACCTAGTAATGTGGCTCAAATAAAAGTGATTGGTGTCGGTGGTGGTGGTTGTAATGCCGTTAACCGCATGATTCAAAGCAACGTCTCAGGGGTGGAATTTTGGCAAATTAATACCGATGCCCAAGCCCTTACCGAATCCATGGCTACCTATTGCCTCCAAATCGGACAAAAACTCACCAGAGGATTAGGTGCTGGGGGTAATCCTTCCATCGGACAAAAAGCCGCCGAAGAGTCTCGGGAAGAAATCGCCAAAGCCCTTGAAAATACTGATCTTGTGTTCATCACCGCAGGTATGGGCGGAGGCACAGGCACAGGGGCAGCCCCCATCGTTGCGGAAGTGGCAAAAGAAATGGGTTGTTTAACGGTTGGCGTAGTTACTCGCCCTTTCACCTTTGAGGGAAGAAGACGCACCACCCAAGCCGATGATGGCATCGCTGCGCTGCAAAGTCGGGTAGATACCCTCATTGTTATTCCTAACAACAAACTCTTATCGGTTATTCCCTCCGAGACTCCTTTACAAGAATCTTTCCGCATTGCCGATGATATTCTCCGTCAAGGGGTGCAAGGCATCTCCGACATCATCACCATTCCTGGTTTAGTTAACGTTGACTTTGCCGACGTGAGGGCGGTTATGGCGGATGCAGGTTCGGCTTTAATGGGCATTGGTATTGGCTCTGGAAAATCTCGGGCAAAGGAAAGTGCCGTGGCTGCTATTTCTTCTCCTCTCATCGAGTCTTCTATTCAGGGGGCAAAAGGAGTCGTGTTAAATATCACTGGGGGTAATGATTTAACCCTCCATGAAGTTAATACGGTGGCTGAAACCATCTACGATATTGTTGATCCCAATGCTAATATTATTTTTGGGGCAGTAATAGATGAGAGTATGCAAGGGGAAATTCGCATTACGGTAATTGCCACAGGATTTTCCGCAGAAAATGTCTCTGATGATTCTTTACAGAATATTATTTCTCCTTCTACCCCTCCTAGTATTCCCCTAGCTTCTTCTAATAAAGATGAG of Cyanobacterium sp. HL-69 contains these proteins:
- a CDS encoding Putative activity regulator of membrane protease YbbK, producing the protein MSSPVLLWLIVGSLFCLMELIFPTAFVEFMMGLSAFIVAGISLIFPYNNALIVIWMILSFTLIFLAKKYFSPKKNELLLLEDDEGVTITAIAPGQMGRVMYEGNSWQAVCADETIELNPDEKVYIVSRHGNTLSVLPRKL
- a CDS encoding Putative stomatin/prohibitin-family membrane protease subunit YbbK, giving the protein MEQLFFIVALAGSAIFGSVKIVNEKNEYLVERLGSYNKKLSPGLNFVVPFLDKVVYKDTIRDKILDVPPQSCITKDNVSISVDAVVYWRIVDMEKAYYKIENLQSAMQNLVLTQIRSEIGKLELDETFVARTEINNILLRELDIATDPWGVKVLRVELKDITPSIAVQQSMEQQMTAERKKRASILTSEGERDSAINSAQGRAEAKLLEAEAMKKAAILEAEAEKQQQILQAQATAEALQIVVNQLRGDTLAQKALQFLLTQQYLETGKVIGSSESSKVMFMDPSSIVSTLEGMNSLIDGNTRL
- the trpD gene encoding anthranilate phosphoribosyltransferase TrpD, coding for MTDWTLLLQQLLAQESLSQSQASTLMEGWLKEEISPALSGAILAALQAKGVSGAELAGMAQVLQSQSLQSDLISHSVPVIDTCGTGGDGSSTFNISTAVAFVAAAAGVKVAKHGNRSASSKVGSADVLEHLGVKLNGDIEEYKQALDEVGVTFLFAPGWHPAMKAVGPIRRELKIRTIFNLLGPLVNPLRPTGQIIGVYALEFIDPMAQALHSLGVKRAIALHGREKLDEAGLGDITDMTVIDNATVNKTTINPQELGLTPATLADLKGGDVLENAHILTQVLQGKGTQAQTDAVVLNASLALQVGEITPLGDYTTAIEKARNIIKSGSAWDKLQELVNFFAQK
- the ftsZ gene encoding cell division protein FtsZ, which codes for MNESDLNLAKYLIESSGIKKNQNNNSPPKTQKPKAQTPPVETNMNSRQIVPSNVAQIKVIGVGGGGCNAVNRMIQSNVSGVEFWQINTDAQALTESMATYCLQIGQKLTRGLGAGGNPSIGQKAAEESREEIAKALENTDLVFITAGMGGGTGTGAAPIVAEVAKEMGCLTVGVVTRPFTFEGRRRTTQADDGIAALQSRVDTLIVIPNNKLLSVIPSETPLQESFRIADDILRQGVQGISDIITIPGLVNVDFADVRAVMADAGSALMGIGIGSGKSRAKESAVAAISSPLIESSIQGAKGVVLNITGGNDLTLHEVNTVAETIYDIVDPNANIIFGAVIDESMQGEIRITVIATGFSAENVSDDSLQNIISPSTPPSIPLASSNKDEDEEEKPVDSESETNPLAGLDIPEFLQRRRFPRR